A stretch of DNA from Curtobacterium sp. MCBD17_035:
CCGGAGGACGACGGCACCCGACGACCCGGAGGGCCGCGTCCTGGTCCTCGAGGGCGTCACGAAGCGGTACGGCGAGGTCGAGGCCCTGCGCGGGATCGACCTGCGGGTGTCGGCGGGCGAACTCGTCGCGGTCGTCGGGCCGAGTGGCTCCGGCAAGTCGACGATGCTCAACATCATCGGCACCCTCGACCTGCCGACCGAGGGCCGGGTCGTCATCGCCGGGCACGACGTCGGCACGATGTCCGACGACGCGGTGTCGCGGCTCCGCGCGGACCACATCGGGTTCGTGTTCCAGCACTTCCACCTGGCGCAGGGCGCCACCGCCGTCGAGAACGTCGCCGACGGCCTGCTCTACACGGGCACCGGCCGCCGCGAGCGCACCGAACGGGCCGCGGACGCGCTCCGCAGGGTCGGGCTCGGGCACCGGCTCGACCACCGTCCGCACGAACTCTCCGGCGGCGAGAAGCAGCGCGTCGCGATCGCCCGGGCCATCGTGGGCGACCCCACCGTGCTCCTCGCCGACGAGCCGACGGGCGCGCTCGACACCGCGTCGGGCGCAGCGGTGCTCGACCTGCTCCGTGAGCTCAACGCGGGGGGCACCACGGTGCTCGTGATCACCCACGACCTCGAGCTCGCGGCCTCGTTGCCGCGGCAGGTGCGCATGCGCGACGGCCGGATCGCCGACGAGACCCACGGCGGAGGCGACGGGCACGACGGACGCGGTGGGCGCATCGACGCCACGACGCTCGCCGACGCGATCCGGGCAGCGGGCACGGGGACGGAGGCGCAGGCATGACCGCGACCGGCCACGTCCACGCCGGCGACCTGGTGCGGCTCGGACTGTTCGGGCTGCGGACGCGTCCCACCCGGGTCGTCCTCTCGGCGCTCGGCATCGCGATCGGCATCGCCGCGATGGTCGCGGTGGTCGGCATCTCGAGCTCGAGCAAGGCGAAGCTCGACGCCCTGCTCGACGCGCTCGGGACGAACGTGCTCGCGGCACAGCAGGCCACCGGCTTCGGCGAGTCGGAACCGCTCCCCGTCGACGGGGTGTCGACGGCCGTCCGACAGTCCGACGTCCTCGACGCCGCCGGTGTCGGACGCGTCGAGGACGGACGGGTCTACCGGAGCGCTCGGGTCCCCGCGCTCGAGTCGAAGGGCATCGGCCTCGTGGCCGCGTTCGGCGACGTCCCGCGCGTGCTCGCCGGTCGGTTCGCCGCGGGGCACTGGCTCGTCGGCGCGGACGACGCATCCGCGCCGGAGCAGGCGGTCCTGGGCGCGGAAGCGGCGAAGCGCCTGGGGATCGACCGGGTCACGGACGACACCGCGATCTGGACGGACGGACATCGGCTGGCGGTCGTCGGGATCCTCGAGCCACTCGCCCTCGCGCCGCAGCTCGACACGCAGGTGTTCATCCCGCGCTCCACGGCCGCAGGGATGGGGTTCGACGGGCATCCGACGCAGATCCTCACGCGGGTGGACCCGGACGCGGTCGCCGAGGCCCGCGAACGGTTGCCCCGGTCGATCAGTCCCCTCCACCCGAAGGACGTCGCCGTGACCCGGCCCTCCGACGCGCTCGCCGCGAAGAACGCGTCGCAGGACTCGTTCACCGGCCTGCTCGTCGGTATCGGCGGTGTCGCGCTGCTCGTCGGCGGCATCGGCGTGGCGAACACCATGGTCATCACGGTGCTCGAGCGCCGCGCGGAGGTCGGGGTCCGCCGGTCGCTCGGGGCACGCCGACGGGACATCCGCGACCAGTTCCTCGTCGAGTCGCTGCTCCTGTCGCTCCTCGGCGGCGTGGCCGGCGTCACGATCGGGGTCGCCGTGACGGTCGGGTTCGCGCTCGCCCAGGGGTGGCCGGTCGCGATCCCGGCGTGGGCCGTCCTGGGCGGGGTCGGGGCGACCGTCCTCATCGGTGGCGTCTCGGGCATCTACCCAGCCGCGCGGGCGGCACGGATCCCGCCGACGTCGGCGCTCGCGGCCGCATGACCCGGGACGGACGGGAGGCGCGGCACCGGACGGTCGCCGCGCCTCCCGTTCCCGGCTTCCTGCGTACCGGCCGGGAGGTCCGGGACCGACCCGAGCGGGCCTGCCGTCCGCCGACTACGGTCTGGGGCAGCCGATCCGAGGGAGCGTCATGCGGGAGATCCGTGCACTGCAGAGTCTGACCAGCGCGATCGAGCACGCGAGCGTGCTCGACAAGCTCATCGACGTCGACGTGAAGGCCGTCAAGGCCCTCGTCCAGCCCGACGCCCTGAAGCAGCTGCTGCACGGGGTGCCGTTCGGGCACCCGCTGCATCCGCTCATGGTCCAGGTACCCCTCGGCGCGTGGCTGTCCTCGGCCCTGCTCGACCTGCTGCCGGGGACGCACCGGTCGTCCCGAACGCTCGTCGGCGTCGGCGTGGTGTCGGCCGGCGTCGCGACCACGGCCGGGCTCACCGACTGGTCGGAGCTCGACCGCGAGCAGCAGCGCACGGGGTACGTGCACGCCGTGGTGAACGGCACCGCGATGACGCTCTACGGGCTGTCGTGGTGGCAGCGGAAGCGCGGGAACCACCTGCGCGGCAAGGTCCTCGGCATGCTCGGACTCGTGGTCGTGTCCGGCGGCGGCTACCTCGGTGGGCACCTGTCCTACCGCCAGCGCGCAGGCGTGAGCGACCACGGCGAGGTGCCGTTCGAGCGTCCTCCCGTGGGCGCCTGAGACCGACGCCGGGTGCCACCGGCGGGACTGGTCGCACACGGCCGGACGCGGTAGTGTCCGGGGGTCTCCGGCGTCAGGGGTGGCGCCGGGGTGGAGATGCCGGGGTGGCATCGGCGGGAGGCGGGCGTCCGACTGGGCGCCGCCTCCCGTTCCCACTCCGAGGGGGTGTCCGGCCACACGGCACCGCGTGCCCAGGCGCCGTCGGTACCGTGCGGGCATGACGATGACCGCCACCGCCCGCACCGACGGTCCGAGCGGGGTCGGCGGCCTCACGGGGTTCGTGCTCGAGGTGGTCGACCGCCTGGGTGAGTGGGGCGTCGGACTCCTGCTGTTCGCGGAGACCGTGTTCCCGCCGATCCCGAGCGAGGTCATCCTGCCCCTCGCCGGGTTCCTCGCCGGCGCGGGAGCGATGGACCTGGCGCTCGTCCTCGTCGCGGCGACCATCGGCTCGTGGCTCGGGGCGCTCGCCCTCTACGCGCTCGGGGCCCGGGTTGGACTCGA
This window harbors:
- a CDS encoding ABC transporter ATP-binding protein, with translation MTAVATVPRRTTAPDDPEGRVLVLEGVTKRYGEVEALRGIDLRVSAGELVAVVGPSGSGKSTMLNIIGTLDLPTEGRVVIAGHDVGTMSDDAVSRLRADHIGFVFQHFHLAQGATAVENVADGLLYTGTGRRERTERAADALRRVGLGHRLDHRPHELSGGEKQRVAIARAIVGDPTVLLADEPTGALDTASGAAVLDLLRELNAGGTTVLVITHDLELAASLPRQVRMRDGRIADETHGGGDGHDGRGGRIDATTLADAIRAAGTGTEAQA
- a CDS encoding ABC transporter permease; translation: MTATGHVHAGDLVRLGLFGLRTRPTRVVLSALGIAIGIAAMVAVVGISSSSKAKLDALLDALGTNVLAAQQATGFGESEPLPVDGVSTAVRQSDVLDAAGVGRVEDGRVYRSARVPALESKGIGLVAAFGDVPRVLAGRFAAGHWLVGADDASAPEQAVLGAEAAKRLGIDRVTDDTAIWTDGHRLAVVGILEPLALAPQLDTQVFIPRSTAAGMGFDGHPTQILTRVDPDAVAEARERLPRSISPLHPKDVAVTRPSDALAAKNASQDSFTGLLVGIGGVALLVGGIGVANTMVITVLERRAEVGVRRSLGARRRDIRDQFLVESLLLSLLGGVAGVTIGVAVTVGFALAQGWPVAIPAWAVLGGVGATVLIGGVSGIYPAARAARIPPTSALAAA
- a CDS encoding DUF2231 domain-containing protein yields the protein MREIRALQSLTSAIEHASVLDKLIDVDVKAVKALVQPDALKQLLHGVPFGHPLHPLMVQVPLGAWLSSALLDLLPGTHRSSRTLVGVGVVSAGVATTAGLTDWSELDREQQRTGYVHAVVNGTAMTLYGLSWWQRKRGNHLRGKVLGMLGLVVVSGGGYLGGHLSYRQRAGVSDHGEVPFERPPVGA